A part of Hippea maritima DSM 10411 genomic DNA contains:
- a CDS encoding cupin domain-containing protein — protein MNVFDNIKVADDEIFETIANSGDVRIERIISNGQTSPKGFFYDQDEYEFVILLKGEAELLFEDSGRIRLKEGDYLIIEPHRRHRVEYTSKPAIWLCVFYR, from the coding sequence ATGAATGTGTTTGATAATATAAAGGTTGCAGATGATGAGATATTTGAGACTATTGCAAACTCGGGAGATGTTAGGATAGAAAGGATAATCTCAAACGGACAGACCTCACCCAAAGGATTTTTTTATGATCAGGATGAGTATGAGTTTGTTATTCTGCTTAAAGGTGAGGCTGAGCTTTTATTTGAAGATTCAGGTAGGATAAGGTTAAAAGAGGGTGATTATCTCATAATAGAGCCACACAGAAGACACAGGGTTGAATACACATCAAAGCCAGCCATCTGGTTGTGCGTATTTTACAGATGA
- the accC gene encoding acetyl-CoA carboxylase biotin carboxylase subunit, protein MTVKNFKKVLVANRGEIAIRVMRACRKMGIETVAVYSEADRDALHVRYADEAYFIGPPAPADSYLRIDKIMEVAIKSGCDAVHPGYGFLAENSEFVKACEAAGITFIGPNTESMYILGDKTRSRQKMIEAGVPVVPGTKDPVESLEEALKVAEEVGYPIMFKASAGGGGKGMRLINSAEEFKEVYDLAKGEALSAFGDDRMYIEKAIVKPRHVEIQIAVDKHGNAVHFYERECSIQRRHQKVIEESPSMAINDEVRHKMGEAAIKAVKAANYDSVGTVEFLVDKDMNFYFLEVNTRIQVEHPVTEMVTGIDLIKLQIEIAEGKPIPFKQEDIKQVGHAIECRIYAEDPDNNFMPSPGEITGLRLPGGPGVRVDSGVYSRGNVPLYYDPIIAKLIVWDVDRECAINRMQRALGEFVVKGIKTTIPFHQRVLRNESFKKGDISTDFIDKEVLPEKPTKEGSAEAALAAAAIKEYLREQELRNQYQRFVETCSGGSPWKEAGRRAAMFGIGFGDLYKYST, encoded by the coding sequence ATGACTGTAAAAAACTTTAAAAAGGTTTTAGTGGCCAACAGGGGTGAGATAGCCATTAGGGTTATGCGCGCCTGTAGGAAAATGGGAATAGAAACAGTTGCTGTCTATTCTGAGGCAGATAGGGATGCGTTACATGTTAGATATGCTGATGAGGCTTATTTTATAGGACCTCCAGCCCCTGCAGACTCCTATTTAAGAATAGATAAAATAATGGAAGTTGCCATCAAATCAGGGTGTGATGCTGTGCATCCAGGGTATGGTTTTTTGGCTGAAAACTCCGAATTTGTTAAGGCATGTGAAGCTGCAGGCATAACATTTATAGGACCTAATACGGAATCTATGTACATACTCGGTGATAAAACAAGATCACGCCAAAAAATGATAGAGGCTGGTGTTCCTGTTGTTCCTGGAACAAAAGATCCTGTAGAAAGCTTGGAAGAGGCGCTGAAAGTAGCCGAAGAGGTCGGTTACCCTATAATGTTTAAAGCCTCCGCAGGTGGTGGCGGCAAGGGAATGAGGCTTATTAATTCAGCTGAGGAATTTAAAGAAGTTTATGATTTAGCCAAAGGTGAGGCCTTAAGTGCTTTTGGTGATGATAGGATGTATATAGAGAAAGCTATAGTTAAACCAAGACACGTTGAGATTCAGATAGCTGTAGACAAGCATGGAAACGCCGTTCACTTCTATGAAAGGGAATGTTCTATCCAAAGAAGACATCAAAAAGTTATAGAGGAATCCCCGTCTATGGCTATAAACGACGAAGTAAGGCATAAAATGGGTGAGGCAGCAATAAAAGCTGTGAAAGCTGCAAATTACGACAGTGTAGGAACAGTTGAGTTTCTAGTTGATAAGGATATGAACTTCTACTTCTTAGAGGTAAACACAAGAATTCAGGTTGAGCACCCAGTTACAGAGATGGTTACAGGAATAGATCTCATTAAGCTTCAGATTGAAATAGCAGAAGGCAAGCCTATTCCATTTAAACAGGAAGATATTAAACAGGTAGGTCATGCTATAGAATGTAGAATCTATGCAGAAGACCCAGATAACAACTTCATGCCATCGCCGGGTGAGATTACAGGACTCAGACTACCTGGAGGTCCTGGCGTTAGGGTTGATAGCGGTGTTTATTCAAGAGGAAATGTACCACTATATTACGATCCAATCATTGCAAAGCTTATCGTGTGGGATGTAGATAGGGAATGCGCTATAAATAGAATGCAAAGGGCTTTGGGCGAATTCGTAGTTAAAGGTATTAAAACAACAATACCATTCCATCAAAGAGTATTAAGAAATGAAAGTTTTAAAAAAGGTGATATAAGTACAGACTTCATTGATAAAGAGGTGTTGCCAGAGAAACCCACAAAGGAAGGATCAGCCGAAGCTGCATTGGCTGCTGCAGCAATCAAAGAATACCTAAGAGAACAAGAGTTAAGGAATCAATATCAGAGGTTTGTTGAAACATGCTCAGGCGGAAGCCCATGGAAAGAGGCTGGAAGAAGAGCTGCTATGTTTGGGATTGGCTTTGGCGATCTATACAAATACTCAACGTAA
- the purL gene encoding phosphoribosylformylglycinamidine synthase subunit PurL: protein MNLEDKLAAIGLKKEEYELLKEKLKREPLDIELEIASAMWSEHCSYKSSKLHLKKLPTKGERVVIGPGENAGVIDVGDGYVAVFKMESHNHPSFIEPYQGAATGVGGILRDVFTMGARPVMNMDGLFFGDIEFSRTKFLIDGVVRGIGDYGNCVGVPTIGGMTFFDEYYNTNNLVNAFCLGLGKKDRIFLGVAKGVGNPVFYVGSKTGKDGIHGATMASASFDENFEDERPAVQVGDPFTEKLLLEACLELMNRDIIEGIQDMGAAGLTSSSFEMADRGGVGLELYLDRVPVREKLTPSEIMLSESQERMLIIAKKGREEEIKQVFRKWSLDAEVIGKVIEEKSIKLFWKDELIADIDVGLMASNSPVYRRPTKKPTYIETIEDFNFENLEEPSNYNDVLIKLFSTPEFSTKKPLYEQYDSTVQDNTILKPGSDAALIRIKETGKGIAASLDVNPRYVYINPQKGTELAVLESFRNLITVGATPVALTDCLNFGNPENPEIMWQFEQSIIGMKTACENLGVAVVSGNVSFYNETSGKNIHPTPAVGMVGVISKPLNAPSIGFKKDRSDIYLVGRINPNELGGSAYLKWIFNKTAGRLPQVDYQLHKKLLSFMVEAVDSGLIRAAHDVSEGGILITLAEMCVSSLKGAKVELYIKGRKDLYLFSESQGAIVIEADSDVIALAERFDLTISRIGTVEGYRLKVNDIIDIDVLRLKKENERFFGEVFGWSDECV from the coding sequence ATGAATTTAGAGGATAAACTCGCTGCTATTGGCTTAAAGAAAGAGGAGTATGAGCTTTTAAAGGAGAAACTAAAAAGAGAACCGTTAGATATAGAGCTTGAGATAGCATCGGCTATGTGGAGTGAACACTGCAGTTATAAATCATCCAAACTCCATCTAAAAAAACTCCCAACCAAAGGTGAGCGTGTCGTTATAGGGCCTGGTGAGAACGCTGGGGTTATAGATGTGGGCGATGGCTATGTGGCGGTGTTTAAGATGGAGTCCCACAACCATCCAAGCTTCATCGAGCCCTATCAGGGTGCAGCCACAGGCGTTGGTGGTATTTTAAGGGATGTTTTTACAATGGGCGCAAGACCTGTAATGAATATGGATGGTTTGTTTTTTGGGGATATAGAGTTTTCAAGGACAAAGTTTTTGATAGATGGCGTTGTGCGCGGAATTGGTGATTATGGAAACTGCGTTGGTGTGCCGACCATTGGCGGTATGACATTCTTTGATGAGTATTATAACACCAACAACTTAGTCAATGCCTTCTGTTTGGGTTTAGGTAAAAAGGATAGGATATTTTTGGGCGTTGCAAAGGGTGTTGGCAATCCCGTGTTTTATGTGGGCTCAAAGACGGGCAAAGACGGCATACACGGTGCAACTATGGCTTCTGCTTCGTTTGATGAAAATTTTGAAGATGAAAGACCAGCCGTTCAGGTGGGAGACCCATTTACCGAGAAGCTTTTACTTGAGGCATGCCTTGAGCTTATGAATAGGGATATAATAGAGGGTATCCAGGATATGGGGGCTGCTGGCTTAACATCAAGCTCGTTTGAGATGGCAGACAGGGGCGGTGTTGGACTTGAGCTGTATTTGGATAGGGTTCCGGTTAGAGAAAAGTTAACCCCCAGCGAGATAATGCTGTCTGAATCCCAGGAGAGAATGCTTATCATTGCAAAGAAGGGCAGGGAAGAAGAGATAAAGCAGGTTTTTAGAAAATGGAGTCTGGATGCTGAGGTTATTGGAAAGGTAATAGAAGAGAAAAGTATAAAACTGTTTTGGAAAGATGAGCTTATAGCAGACATAGATGTGGGATTAATGGCATCTAACTCGCCTGTTTACAGAAGACCCACAAAAAAACCCACTTACATAGAAACAATAGAGGATTTTAATTTTGAAAACTTGGAGGAGCCTTCCAATTATAATGATGTCTTGATCAAGCTATTCTCAACGCCGGAGTTTTCAACTAAAAAACCACTCTATGAGCAATACGATTCAACTGTTCAGGATAATACAATTCTAAAACCCGGTAGCGATGCAGCCCTGATAAGGATAAAAGAAACGGGTAAAGGGATAGCTGCAAGCCTGGATGTAAACCCGCGCTATGTTTACATAAATCCCCAAAAGGGAACGGAATTGGCTGTTCTTGAGTCTTTTAGAAACCTGATAACAGTGGGTGCAACACCTGTGGCTTTAACGGATTGTTTGAACTTTGGTAACCCTGAAAACCCCGAGATTATGTGGCAGTTTGAGCAGTCGATTATAGGTATGAAGACAGCCTGTGAGAATTTGGGTGTTGCTGTTGTTAGTGGTAATGTGAGCTTTTACAACGAAACAAGCGGCAAAAATATACACCCAACACCTGCTGTTGGTATGGTTGGGGTTATCTCAAAACCACTGAATGCTCCAAGTATAGGCTTTAAAAAGGATCGCTCTGATATCTATCTTGTGGGCAGGATAAATCCAAACGAGTTGGGCGGCAGTGCTTACCTTAAGTGGATTTTTAATAAAACAGCTGGAAGGCTCCCTCAAGTGGATTACCAACTGCATAAAAAGTTGCTGAGTTTCATGGTTGAGGCGGTTGATAGTGGTTTGATCAGGGCAGCCCACGATGTATCAGAGGGGGGTATCCTGATAACACTTGCCGAGATGTGCGTCTCCTCTTTGAAGGGTGCTAAGGTTGAGCTTTATATAAAGGGCAGAAAGGACCTTTATCTGTTTAGCGAGTCTCAAGGCGCTATTGTAATTGAGGCAGACAGCGATGTAATAGCTCTGGCTGAAAGGTTTGACCTGACCATATCGAGGATCGGCACGGTGGAAGGTTATAGATTGAAGGTTAACGATATAATCGATATAGATGTTCTTAGACTGAAAAAAGAAAACGAGAGGTTCTTTGGAGAGGTCTTTGGCTGGTCTGATGAATGTGTTTGA
- a CDS encoding ABC transporter substrate-binding protein codes for MVRVILSLVFVFIFSFSATADNLKVGVYLSTTGPVAAWGRLEWDGIKVAHSLKGKVRGKSVKLILEDVGSRPEGAALAAEKLVNEGIRFVVGPVASFAAFAAIPIFEKYGVVDVIPTANAKGLSENRTFISRVCFNNAQQARVMANYIASAKLKKGVIVEDISQDYSVDLTNNFIKEFKKCGGTVIKIFRISSSDSDFLALATQIKRLNPDFVYLTTYYNSIALTLKDLRAMGYKNKVFAGSAASSQALIDIAKDAAEGLVFTDDFDPLIPQGRLSKNFIDIFKKRYDRFPDSPEALAADAYLLLINSIEKSRKLTPIDVANEARNAVFYGVTGKIIIKNGIVKRTIVLRKVENSQFRPVAVFEP; via the coding sequence ATGGTAAGGGTTATTTTATCTTTGGTGTTTGTTTTTATCTTTAGTTTTTCTGCAACAGCAGATAATTTGAAGGTTGGAGTTTATCTTTCTACAACAGGTCCTGTAGCTGCATGGGGAAGACTTGAATGGGATGGTATAAAGGTAGCTCATTCACTAAAAGGAAAAGTTAGAGGAAAGTCGGTAAAGCTTATTCTTGAGGATGTTGGTAGTAGACCTGAAGGTGCCGCATTGGCGGCTGAAAAATTGGTTAATGAGGGCATAAGGTTTGTAGTTGGCCCTGTTGCAAGTTTTGCAGCATTTGCTGCTATTCCAATATTTGAAAAGTACGGTGTTGTTGATGTAATACCCACGGCGAATGCTAAAGGATTGAGTGAAAACCGCACATTTATATCAAGAGTATGTTTTAATAATGCCCAGCAAGCACGTGTTATGGCAAACTATATAGCATCAGCAAAACTAAAAAAAGGCGTGATTGTAGAGGATATATCTCAGGATTATTCAGTAGATTTAACAAACAACTTTATCAAAGAATTTAAAAAATGCGGAGGAACAGTAATAAAAATTTTTAGAATTTCAAGTTCTGATAGCGATTTCTTGGCTTTGGCTACGCAGATAAAAAGGCTTAACCCAGATTTTGTCTATTTAACTACATATTACAACTCAATTGCCTTAACATTGAAAGACTTAAGGGCTATGGGTTACAAAAATAAGGTATTTGCCGGTTCTGCGGCATCCTCCCAAGCTTTAATAGATATAGCCAAAGATGCAGCAGAGGGTTTGGTTTTTACAGATGATTTTGATCCGCTAATACCTCAGGGTAGATTATCAAAGAATTTCATTGATATCTTTAAAAAAAGATACGACAGATTCCCTGATTCACCAGAAGCTTTGGCAGCTGATGCTTATCTTTTGCTTATAAACTCTATTGAAAAATCCAGGAAATTAACTCCCATAGATGTGGCGAATGAAGCAAGGAATGCAGTATTTTATGGTGTTACTGGTAAGATAATAATCAAAAACGGTATAGTGAAAAGAACCATTGTTCTAAGGAAAGTGGAAAATTCACAATTTAGACCTGTAGCTGTCTTTGAGCCATAA
- a CDS encoding acetyl-CoA carboxylase biotin carboxyl carrier protein subunit: MYIATLDNVEYKIDVKEIEPNKFEVIIDEKSYIVDAQLTESSVYSLIINGKSYEVNLDYKDGLYYVYNEGDLFKIEVMDELKKRMLEKRGGAGGLEGAYTLKSEMPGKIIDVKVNEGDEVKEGDIVLILEAMKMQNEIRSPKDGKVTEVFVEAGEVIEAEAKLVTIE, encoded by the coding sequence ATGTATATAGCTACGCTTGATAATGTAGAATACAAGATAGATGTAAAAGAGATAGAGCCTAATAAATTTGAAGTGATAATAGATGAGAAGTCTTACATAGTAGATGCACAGTTGACAGAAAGCTCAGTTTATTCTCTAATAATTAACGGTAAATCGTATGAGGTTAATTTAGATTACAAAGACGGTCTTTATTATGTTTATAACGAGGGAGATCTCTTTAAAATAGAGGTTATGGATGAGCTCAAAAAGAGGATGCTCGAAAAGAGGGGTGGCGCCGGTGGCCTTGAGGGTGCATACACGCTTAAGTCTGAAATGCCCGGAAAAATTATTGATGTTAAAGTCAACGAAGGTGATGAGGTTAAAGAAGGTGATATTGTTTTGATTCTTGAGGCTATGAAGATGCAAAACGAGATTAGATCACCCAAAGATGGTAAGGTTACAGAGGTATTTGTTGAGGCCGGAGAGGTTATTGAAGCTGAAGCAAAACTTGTGACGATAGAGTAA
- a CDS encoding acyl-CoA carboxylase subunit beta, with product MRDKLEELKKLEAQAELGGGEKRIEKQHAQGKLTARERIKLLLDEGSFVEFDKFVTHRCTDFGMEKQKILGDSVVTGYGTIDGRLVYVFSQDFTVFGGSLSGAHAKKICKIMDLAAKTGAPVIGLNDSGGARIQEGVESLAGYADIFLRNVLFSGVIPQISVIMGPTAGGAVYSPAVTDFTIMVKNTSFMFITGPDVIEAVTGEKITKEDLGGADVHTSKTNVAHFAAENDEDALMLVRELLQFIPQNNMEDPPFKPTDDPANRRDESIYDLVPSDPNKPYNMKDLIKKIVDDGYFFEIQENYAKNMIIGFARLGGRSVGIVANQPMFFAGALDYKAAIKAARFIRFCDAFNIPIVTLEDQPGYMPGVAQEHNGVIVHGAKLLYAYAEATVPKITLIVRKAYGGAYDVMASKHFRADVNYAYPIAEIAVMGPDGAVNILYRKDLAEAEDPVAKKAELVKMYRDKFANPYVAAGLGYIDEIIDPADTRLKLIQALELTKNKRESNPQKKHGNIPL from the coding sequence ATGCGCGATAAGTTGGAAGAGCTCAAAAAGTTAGAAGCTCAAGCAGAATTAGGCGGTGGTGAAAAAAGGATTGAAAAGCAACATGCACAAGGGAAATTAACCGCTAGAGAAAGAATTAAGTTGCTGCTTGATGAGGGAAGCTTCGTTGAGTTTGATAAGTTTGTTACCCATCGATGTACTGATTTTGGTATGGAAAAGCAAAAAATCTTGGGCGATAGTGTAGTTACAGGATATGGAACGATAGATGGAAGGCTTGTTTATGTATTCAGTCAAGATTTTACCGTATTTGGTGGTTCTTTATCAGGCGCACATGCGAAGAAGATTTGCAAGATTATGGATTTAGCTGCAAAAACAGGAGCTCCTGTCATTGGTTTGAACGATTCAGGCGGCGCAAGAATTCAGGAAGGTGTTGAATCTTTAGCCGGTTATGCTGATATATTTTTAAGAAACGTTCTCTTCTCCGGTGTTATTCCTCAGATTTCGGTAATAATGGGTCCAACTGCTGGTGGAGCTGTTTATTCTCCAGCCGTTACAGACTTTACCATAATGGTTAAAAATACAAGCTTTATGTTTATTACAGGACCTGATGTAATTGAAGCAGTTACAGGTGAGAAGATAACAAAAGAAGATCTTGGTGGTGCTGATGTTCATACAAGTAAAACAAATGTTGCCCATTTTGCAGCAGAAAACGATGAAGATGCATTGATGTTAGTTAGGGAATTGCTGCAGTTTATACCTCAGAATAATATGGAAGATCCTCCATTTAAGCCAACAGATGATCCGGCAAATAGAAGGGATGAATCTATATACGACTTGGTTCCTTCAGATCCGAACAAGCCTTATAATATGAAAGATTTAATTAAAAAGATTGTTGATGATGGGTATTTCTTTGAGATTCAAGAAAACTATGCAAAGAACATGATCATTGGCTTTGCAAGGCTTGGCGGAAGAAGCGTTGGAATCGTTGCTAATCAGCCTATGTTCTTTGCCGGTGCCTTAGATTACAAGGCTGCAATAAAAGCTGCCAGATTCATAAGATTCTGTGATGCTTTCAATATACCAATAGTTACACTTGAAGACCAACCGGGATATATGCCGGGTGTTGCTCAGGAGCATAACGGCGTTATCGTTCACGGAGCAAAGCTGCTTTATGCTTATGCTGAGGCCACAGTTCCAAAAATTACACTTATTGTTAGAAAAGCATACGGCGGTGCCTATGATGTTATGGCATCAAAGCATTTTAGAGCTGATGTAAACTATGCATACCCGATAGCAGAAATTGCTGTTATGGGTCCTGATGGTGCTGTTAACATACTTTACAGAAAAGATTTGGCAGAGGCTGAAGATCCTGTTGCCAAGAAGGCTGAACTGGTTAAAATGTATAGAGATAAATTCGCCAATCCTTATGTAGCTGCAGGTCTTGGTTATATTGACGAGATTATCGATCCTGCTGATACAAGATTGAAACTTATCCAGGCATTAGAACTAACAAAGAATAAGAGGGAATCCAATCCTCAGAAGAAACATGGAAATATTCCTCTATAA
- a CDS encoding 50S ribosomal protein L11 methyltransferase yields the protein MRWRWKDENKVIEIGKGFCIAPPWFETDKIKISLVEGSSFGTGIHETTVSCMEIAEKIDFKGKRILDVGIGSGILSIAALKLGAKEAVGFDIEESAIRECIENGKLNGVSDGLVCFVADSPSSISGSFDVVFANIFDDIILAMCDEINRLTKDGGFVVLSGVLPEENFTVKKRFTQMGYQLLENRFLEEYTTLLFKKGD from the coding sequence ATGCGGTGGCGTTGGAAGGATGAGAATAAGGTTATAGAAATAGGGAAGGGTTTCTGTATAGCACCTCCTTGGTTTGAAACAGATAAAATCAAGATATCCTTGGTTGAAGGTAGCTCTTTTGGAACGGGAATTCATGAAACCACGGTAAGCTGCATGGAGATAGCAGAAAAGATTGACTTTAAAGGTAAAAGGATTTTGGATGTGGGTATAGGAAGCGGCATACTTTCGATTGCAGCCTTAAAGTTGGGGGCAAAAGAGGCCGTTGGTTTTGACATAGAGGAGTCAGCGATAAGGGAGTGTATAGAGAACGGTAAACTCAACGGCGTTTCTGATGGTCTGGTCTGTTTTGTTGCAGATTCACCATCATCTATATCGGGCAGCTTTGATGTGGTGTTTGCCAATATATTTGACGATATCATACTTGCTATGTGTGATGAAATTAACAGGCTCACAAAAGATGGCGGTTTTGTTGTATTATCCGGTGTATTACCAGAGGAAAACTTCACAGTAAAGAAGAGATTTACCCAGATGGGATATCAGCTTTTAGAAAATAGGTTTTTAGAGGAATACACAACACTGCTTTTTAAAAAGGGGGATTAA
- the uvrC gene encoding excinuclease ABC subunit UvrC has translation MSQKIELFKNPSLIKDIPKFPGVYIIFSSNDEILYVGKAKSLRDRLKSYLNPKEMYALKVSLIEEACSVEIITVNSELEALLLESNLIKEYRPPYNIVLRDDKSYPYLRISFSERFPRLWIARRIKNKKDFYFGPITPADKLKTLIKLLKNSFKIAQKNDKQCQGSSSACIYYQMGKCLAPCIGNISQEDYLKIIEEIKHILTNPKKIKKQLLDELNGYIERLEFEKAIQVRDKLKAIELLENKQSVSEIGEDFCDVITFERSGVVVCVYIMSIRFSNVVGNRTYFFYTDSIDDGFKESFIVQYYLNQQQVIPDVLLVDEGLNHLILKDALANQKSVDVIAPKKGARKRLLELAKKNAKMNLDIHMNQFKHNIDMLEKLKKALNLAKTPYFIDVADISHTGFENVVGGVVRYTVSGFDRSMYRRYKLDAKFEKEAMFEMLSRHKRLLLNSAHKLADLILVDGGMVQVNTAKEVFKNLPVIGISKEKIDGKAKRSLGDVKDRIYSENGVVEVDGEVLSFLQKLRDEVHRFAIEYHRKKREDYVLASALDRIEFIGPKRKKALFEKFGSIDNIKTASIEEISSVKGISRKIASIIKEKLKET, from the coding sequence ATGAGTCAGAAGATAGAGCTATTTAAAAACCCTTCTTTGATAAAGGATATACCGAAGTTTCCCGGTGTTTATATAATCTTCTCATCCAATGATGAGATACTTTATGTGGGTAAGGCAAAATCCTTAAGGGATAGGCTCAAATCCTATCTGAATCCAAAGGAGATGTATGCGCTTAAGGTCTCACTGATAGAGGAAGCCTGTAGCGTCGAGATTATTACGGTCAACTCAGAACTTGAAGCCCTTCTGCTTGAGTCCAATCTCATAAAGGAGTATCGGCCACCATACAACATAGTTTTGAGGGATGACAAAAGTTATCCCTATTTGAGGATAAGTTTTAGCGAGAGGTTTCCAAGGCTTTGGATAGCACGCAGAATTAAGAATAAAAAAGATTTCTATTTTGGCCCTATAACGCCAGCTGATAAACTTAAAACCTTGATAAAACTGCTAAAGAACTCATTTAAAATAGCTCAAAAGAACGATAAGCAGTGTCAGGGTTCATCATCGGCCTGTATTTACTATCAGATGGGGAAGTGTTTAGCGCCATGCATTGGAAATATCTCGCAGGAGGATTACCTAAAGATCATAGAGGAGATAAAGCATATACTTACAAATCCAAAGAAGATAAAAAAACAGCTATTGGATGAGCTAAACGGTTATATTGAAAGGCTTGAGTTTGAGAAGGCTATCCAGGTCAGGGATAAGCTTAAGGCTATAGAACTACTTGAGAATAAGCAAAGCGTCTCTGAAATCGGTGAGGATTTTTGTGATGTGATTACATTTGAAAGAAGCGGCGTTGTGGTTTGTGTTTATATTATGAGCATAAGGTTTTCCAATGTCGTAGGGAATAGAACATACTTTTTTTACACAGATAGCATAGATGATGGGTTTAAAGAGAGCTTTATAGTTCAATATTACCTAAATCAGCAGCAAGTGATCCCCGATGTTTTGTTGGTGGATGAGGGTTTGAACCATTTGATTTTAAAGGATGCTTTAGCCAATCAGAAAAGCGTGGATGTTATAGCCCCAAAGAAAGGGGCAAGAAAGAGATTGCTTGAGCTTGCAAAGAAGAACGCCAAGATGAATCTGGATATTCACATGAATCAGTTCAAACACAACATTGATATGTTGGAGAAGCTAAAAAAAGCACTGAATCTGGCAAAAACCCCGTATTTTATAGATGTTGCAGACATATCCCATACAGGATTTGAAAATGTCGTGGGCGGGGTTGTAAGATATACCGTTTCAGGCTTTGATAGGTCTATGTATAGACGGTATAAGCTGGATGCAAAGTTTGAGAAGGAAGCCATGTTTGAGATGCTTTCAAGGCATAAAAGACTGCTTCTTAACTCTGCACATAAGCTGGCGGATCTGATTCTTGTTGATGGTGGTATGGTTCAAGTAAATACAGCTAAAGAGGTGTTTAAAAACCTGCCGGTTATTGGCATATCCAAAGAGAAGATAGATGGGAAAGCAAAGAGAAGTTTAGGTGATGTTAAGGATAGGATATACTCAGAAAACGGCGTTGTTGAAGTTGATGGAGAAGTTTTGTCGTTTTTACAAAAGCTCAGGGATGAGGTGCATAGATTTGCCATTGAATATCACAGAAAAAAAAGAGAGGACTATGTGCTTGCAAGTGCTCTGGATAGGATCGAGTTTATAGGGCCAAAGAGAAAAAAGGCACTGTTTGAGAAGTTTGGTAGTATAGATAACATAAAAACAGCTTCAATTGAAGAGATAAGCTCAGTTAAAGGGATAAGTAGAAAGATAGCTTCAATTATAAAAGAAAAGCTTAAAGAGACTTAA